From Deltaproteobacteria bacterium:
GTAGTGGCCGCCGACCGTGTAGCGCTCGCCGTTCTTCACGTGCTCGGCACACAGGTAGGTCTTCGAAGTCGCGCGGTTGCCGGCGAGCTTCACGTCCGCGGTGCCGAGGCGGTGCTGGCTCAGATCGAGCGGATCGAGGGCGTTCGCGCAGTAGCGGCCCGCTTCCACCACGCCGGTGATCCACTCGGCGTCGCCGTACTTCACGCGCACGTCGCGCTTCATGCACTCGGCGAGGCGCGCGTAGCTCTTCGTGTCGAGCGCGTGGCCATAACAAATGATGCCGTCCTCGATCGCGCGTCGGTCGGCCAGCTCGCGCACCAGCTGCGCGAGCGCTGCGCCAACGTCGCTCGCGCGGCGCGCCTTCGGCTTCTTCGCATTGCCCTTCACCGCCCGCCTCTTCTTCTGCGCCGCCATCGCTCGCCTCCTTCGTGGTGGCGTAGGATGCGGTCCCATGTCGACGATGCGCTACGGCGCCAAGCTCAACGTCCTGCTCGTCACGAAGGGCCACCCCTTCGCACGCGATGCCTTCCACGCCATGTTCGACGCGATCCCCGACTGCGCGGTGACCGCGGTCGAGCACCCCGCGGCCGAGGTGTTCTTCAGCCCCGCACTCGCGGCGCCCTACGACGCGATCGTGCTCTACGACATGCCGGGCATCGACTTCGCGAAGCGCAGCCCCCTCGGCACCGTCGCGCCGAGCGAGGCCCTGAAGCGCGGCTGGCGCGCGCTGCTCGCGGGCGGCAAAGGCATCGTGTTCCTCCACCACGCGATCGCCGGCTGGCCCACGTGGCCCGAGTACGGCGAGTGGACGGGCGCGCGCTTCCTCTACGCGCCCGGCGAAGCGCGCGGCGTGAAGTATCCCGACTCCGGCTACCGCCACGACGTGAAGCACGTCGTCACGCCGGTGGACCCGAAGCACCCGGTCTTCGCTGGCATCGAGAGCGGCTACGAGATCAGCGACGAGCTCTACCTGTGCCCCGTGTTCGAGGAGCTCGTCACACCGCTCGCGCGCAGCTCGCACGCGTTCGTGCCTGAGAACTTCTACAGCGCCGCGGCGGCGATCGCGGGCAAGATGTTCACGAACGAGGGCTGGACGCATCCACGCGGCTCCAACCTCGCCGCGTGGGCGCAGCGCATCGGCAAGAGCCAGACCGCGACGATCCTCGGCGGCGACGGACCCGCGGCCTACGAGAATCCGGGCCTGCGCAGGCTGCTCGAGAACACGATTCGCTGGGTGGCCGCGGAGACGAAGCGCATCCGCGACGCGGCGTAGTGGGAGTTCACTCAGATGTCCGCGACCACCACACGCAGAGGTTCGGCATGCATGGAGGCCACTGCTTGATCTCCGCACGGCTTCGCCTCGCTGCGCGCTGCGCTTGCTGATGCACGTCCGCGAGCTCTTCAACCTGAGCGGGCGCAGCGCACTCGTTACCGGCGCGAGCCGCGGCATCGGGCGCTGGATCGCGGAGGGGCTCGCCGAGGCGGGCGCGCACGTGTTCGTCGCGTCGCGCAAGCTCGCCGCGTGTGAGGAGGTCGCCGCGGCGATTCGCGCGA
This genomic window contains:
- a CDS encoding nuclear transport factor 2 family protein; protein product: MAAQKKRRAVKGNAKKPKARRASDVGAALAQLVRELADRRAIEDGIICYGHALDTKSYARLAECMKRDVRVKYGDAEWITGVVEAGRYCANALDPLDLSQHRLGTADVKLAGNRATSKTYLCAEHVKNGERYTVGGHYLDEWERTPAGWRIAVRQLVTTWTEGNAEVLSGVQLK
- a CDS encoding ThuA domain-containing protein, which encodes MSTMRYGAKLNVLLVTKGHPFARDAFHAMFDAIPDCAVTAVEHPAAEVFFSPALAAPYDAIVLYDMPGIDFAKRSPLGTVAPSEALKRGWRALLAGGKGIVFLHHAIAGWPTWPEYGEWTGARFLYAPGEARGVKYPDSGYRHDVKHVVTPVDPKHPVFAGIESGYEISDELYLCPVFEELVTPLARSSHAFVPENFYSAAAAIAGKMFTNEGWTHPRGSNLAAWAQRIGKSQTATILGGDGPAAYENPGLRRLLENTIRWVAAETKRIRDAA